The following are from one region of the Alicyclobacillus fastidiosus genome:
- a CDS encoding aldo/keto reductase translates to MVSQISQTTKLNNGVEMPWFGLGVYKAQAGSEVEQAIHNALEIGYRHVDTAALYENEESVGEAIRTSGLKREDVFVTTKLWNTEQGYESTLKAFETSRQKLKFDYIDLYLIHWPGKDKFVDTWKAFEKLYRDGYIRAIGVSNFKVHHLQTLLEQAEIRPTVNQVEYHPRLTQEPLKAFCESQQIQLEAWAPLMRGKVLDDPVILDIAAKYGKTPSQIVLRWDLDTKVITIPKSVHRNRIEENAGIFDFQLDETDLKRIGQLNKDERTGPDPDALVF, encoded by the coding sequence ATGGTGAGCCAGATTTCGCAAACTACGAAACTCAACAATGGTGTGGAAATGCCCTGGTTTGGCCTCGGCGTGTATAAAGCGCAGGCTGGGTCAGAAGTGGAACAAGCCATCCACAACGCATTGGAGATTGGCTATCGACACGTCGATACTGCCGCACTGTATGAAAATGAGGAAAGTGTTGGCGAAGCCATCCGCACATCAGGCCTCAAACGGGAAGACGTGTTTGTCACGACGAAGCTTTGGAATACGGAGCAAGGATATGAGAGCACGCTGAAGGCCTTTGAGACCAGCCGTCAGAAACTCAAATTTGACTACATAGACCTGTATTTGATTCATTGGCCGGGCAAGGACAAGTTCGTCGATACCTGGAAGGCGTTTGAGAAGCTGTACCGCGACGGCTACATCCGCGCTATCGGGGTGAGTAATTTCAAAGTTCATCACCTACAGACGCTGTTGGAGCAAGCTGAAATTCGCCCGACCGTCAACCAAGTCGAATACCATCCGCGGCTGACTCAGGAACCACTCAAGGCGTTTTGTGAGTCGCAACAGATTCAGTTGGAAGCCTGGGCGCCACTGATGCGCGGCAAAGTACTTGATGATCCAGTCATTCTCGACATCGCCGCCAAGTACGGCAAGACGCCGTCGCAGATCGTATTGCGGTGGGATCTCGATACCAAGGTGATCACGATTCCGAAGTCGGTACATCGCAATCGCATCGAGGAGAACGCAGGTATTTTTGATTTCCAGTTGGACGAGACGGATCTAAAGCGGATAGGACAACTCAACAAAGACGAACGCACTGGCCCAGATCCGGATGCGCTCGTGTTTTAA
- a CDS encoding RluA family pseudouridine synthase, whose product MYEFIITDAEAGRKLSTLLSNTHGMSRRLLRKVIQTDGVLCNGAPVMLSYIVKTGDRIGVQFPDEETTVEPEPMPLHVCYEDDNIVVVNKPAGVLTHPSARERTGSLLAGVAAYLQPHGLVPHSIHRLDKFTSGAIMFAKHAHGHHLFDAALRNDLVHRNYVAIAFTPTRPPLDQWMRFEDFIAQDPNKPSRRIVGDEQNGQLAITHMCPIARVGDVSICLFRLETGRTHQIRLQMAARGMPLAGDRDYTYAYSGQPATKASTFHERMFPHQALHAYQLVWRVRPTDEPRKAYAKPADLLEELWSMLGGEPSLHALVESKALS is encoded by the coding sequence TTGTACGAGTTTATCATCACGGATGCCGAGGCTGGCCGTAAGCTCTCCACATTGCTCAGCAACACGCACGGCATGTCGCGCCGTCTCTTGCGCAAGGTGATTCAGACAGACGGTGTGCTGTGCAATGGTGCGCCGGTCATGCTCTCTTATATCGTCAAGACTGGCGATCGCATCGGCGTCCAGTTTCCGGATGAAGAGACGACTGTCGAACCCGAGCCGATGCCTCTTCACGTGTGCTACGAAGACGACAACATCGTCGTGGTCAACAAGCCGGCGGGCGTACTTACACATCCTTCAGCGCGCGAGCGCACCGGATCGCTACTTGCCGGTGTAGCTGCGTACCTTCAACCACATGGACTCGTTCCGCACTCCATCCACCGACTTGACAAGTTTACATCGGGTGCCATTATGTTCGCCAAACATGCTCATGGACACCATCTGTTCGATGCTGCCCTGCGCAATGACCTTGTTCACCGCAACTACGTGGCGATTGCGTTTACACCGACGCGCCCGCCGCTCGACCAGTGGATGAGGTTCGAGGATTTTATCGCGCAGGATCCAAATAAGCCGTCGCGGCGCATCGTCGGAGACGAGCAGAATGGACAGCTGGCAATTACCCACATGTGTCCAATCGCGCGCGTCGGCGACGTGTCGATTTGTCTGTTTCGCCTGGAGACGGGGCGAACGCACCAGATCCGTTTGCAAATGGCTGCGCGGGGGATGCCGCTGGCCGGCGACCGCGACTACACGTATGCCTACAGCGGGCAGCCTGCGACGAAGGCGTCCACCTTTCACGAACGGATGTTCCCGCACCAAGCGCTGCATGCCTACCAGCTGGTTTGGCGGGTGCGCCCCACGGATGAGCCGAGGAAGGCGTATGCGAAACCGGCCGACCTCTTGGAGGAGCTCTGGTCGATGCTTGGTGGGGAACCTTCTTTGCATGCACTCGTTGAGTCGAAGGCACTTTCGTAA
- a CDS encoding peptidase M42, which translates to MKDLIERLAKAIAPSGSERTLQSLILDELNGVADEVGIDILGNGIAKKNGRGPHIMLAAHADEPGVMVIDIDEEGFLRLIPVGNLHPEHLLHRQVEFTNGVVGVIELEEKVKLEDAGYDQLYVDIGSRSRQEALSLVPIGLAGVVVDPVRELAGNRLVGRALDNRVGCAIALTAFRELASAGRQVTLVLTAQSAVGARGARTAAYQVQPDLALLIDAAPASDVPEGRRTALALGRGPAIKIMDGTAIVPLAVKDHLIQSAQSIGVETQFEVWPGGQSDAGAVQLAVDGINIGGVSYPARYVGSSQSVIDLGDVDGALKLVIEAAKTYQ; encoded by the coding sequence ATGAAAGATCTGATTGAGCGGCTTGCGAAAGCCATCGCGCCTTCTGGCTCCGAACGCACATTGCAGTCGTTGATCCTCGACGAACTGAACGGCGTTGCGGACGAAGTGGGCATTGATATCCTTGGCAACGGCATCGCCAAAAAGAACGGGCGTGGTCCGCACATCATGTTGGCCGCACACGCGGACGAACCTGGTGTGATGGTCATCGACATCGACGAGGAAGGGTTTTTGCGCCTCATTCCCGTCGGCAATTTACACCCTGAGCACCTCCTACACCGGCAAGTGGAATTCACCAACGGCGTCGTAGGCGTCATCGAACTCGAAGAGAAGGTAAAGCTGGAGGACGCCGGGTATGACCAGCTGTACGTCGACATCGGATCCCGCTCGCGGCAAGAGGCGTTGAGTCTCGTTCCGATCGGCCTCGCTGGCGTCGTCGTCGATCCTGTTCGCGAGTTGGCTGGCAATCGCCTCGTCGGGCGGGCACTCGACAACCGCGTCGGTTGCGCGATTGCTCTCACCGCCTTTCGCGAGTTGGCGAGCGCTGGCCGTCAGGTGACGCTCGTGCTGACCGCACAGAGCGCTGTCGGCGCGCGCGGTGCGCGCACCGCAGCGTATCAGGTGCAGCCGGATTTGGCTTTGCTCATCGACGCGGCTCCGGCGAGCGACGTCCCAGAGGGTCGGCGCACGGCACTCGCGCTGGGTCGTGGACCGGCCATCAAGATCATGGACGGTACGGCGATTGTGCCGCTGGCGGTCAAGGATCACTTGATCCAATCTGCGCAATCGATCGGCGTCGAGACGCAATTCGAAGTGTGGCCCGGCGGCCAATCAGACGCTGGCGCGGTTCAACTGGCTGTCGATGGCATCAACATCGGCGGCGTGTCGTATCCCGCCAGATACGTCGGCTCTTCGCAGAGCGTGATCGACTTAGGGGATGTGGATGGCGCGTTGAAATTGGTGATTGAGGCAGCGAAGACGTACCAGTAA
- the aroB gene encoding 3-dehydroquinate synthase, translating into MSILEVKSKSGSYRVVAEGNVLATLGEQLQRLHISERTNVTVITDDTVGALPFAKDALRSLAATGYRHQVLEVPAGDHSKSLATASTLYPKLLSFGMRRSDLIVALGGGVIGDLAGFVAATYLRGISFVQAPTTLLAHDSSIGGKVGVNLPEGKNLVGAFYPPRAVLYDLSALATLPARQWTNGMAEVIKHGIIGDARLFEGLEERPLVACPDADVLEPILTAAMKVKIDVVESDEKEANRRQVLNVGHTLGHAIEQRSHYGLGHGEAISIGLVLEAKLAVARGLLDEATATRIERVLAGHGLPTKTPRDDWDEVAAFIDVDKKHGRALWTFALPTAIGDVVIVDDVSPDEVKAVYDRSLEEA; encoded by the coding sequence ATGAGCATTCTCGAAGTCAAAAGCAAGTCGGGTAGCTATCGCGTCGTCGCGGAGGGGAATGTGCTTGCCACGCTCGGCGAGCAACTGCAGCGACTCCATATCTCCGAGCGCACGAACGTCACGGTGATCACCGACGACACGGTGGGCGCGCTGCCGTTTGCCAAGGACGCCCTGCGTTCCCTCGCGGCCACTGGCTATCGCCATCAAGTGCTCGAGGTACCGGCAGGGGACCACAGCAAGTCGCTCGCGACCGCTAGTACCTTGTATCCGAAATTGCTGTCGTTTGGCATGCGCCGAAGTGACCTCATCGTCGCGCTCGGTGGGGGTGTCATTGGCGATCTCGCCGGCTTCGTCGCCGCTACGTACCTGCGGGGTATCTCGTTTGTGCAAGCGCCGACCACGCTGCTCGCACACGACAGCAGTATCGGTGGGAAGGTGGGCGTCAACCTGCCTGAAGGCAAGAACCTCGTCGGCGCCTTTTATCCGCCGCGGGCGGTTCTCTACGATTTGTCGGCGCTCGCGACGTTGCCTGCAAGGCAGTGGACGAACGGCATGGCGGAAGTGATCAAACATGGCATTATCGGCGATGCTAGGTTGTTCGAAGGCTTGGAGGAAAGGCCGCTTGTCGCCTGCCCTGACGCAGATGTGCTCGAACCGATCCTCACGGCGGCGATGAAAGTGAAAATTGACGTCGTCGAGTCGGACGAAAAAGAGGCGAATCGCCGACAGGTGCTCAACGTGGGCCATACGCTTGGCCACGCCATCGAGCAGCGTTCGCACTACGGCTTGGGCCACGGCGAGGCGATTTCGATCGGCCTCGTACTCGAGGCAAAACTGGCCGTCGCGCGAGGCCTTCTCGACGAAGCGACGGCAACTCGCATCGAACGGGTTCTCGCAGGTCACGGCTTGCCGACCAAAACGCCGCGCGACGATTGGGACGAGGTGGCAGCGTTCATCGACGTCGACAAGAAGCACGGCCGCGCGCTCTGGACATTTGCACTGCCGACGGCCATTGGCGATGTTGTCATCGTGGACGATGTCTCGCCTGATGAGGTTAAAGCGGTATACGATAGGTCGCTTGAGGAGGCGTAA
- the aroH gene encoding chorismate mutase, translated as MKVRGIRGATTVAADTSEDIFAATKELIEEIVRLNDIEVDDVASVLLTLTPDLSAAFPARAVRSLAGWQWVPLMCAQEIGVPGALPRSIRVLLHVNTDKKQEELVHAYLGEAVQLRPDLAKD; from the coding sequence ATGAAGGTGCGTGGGATACGCGGGGCCACGACGGTCGCTGCGGATACGAGTGAGGATATTTTTGCCGCTACTAAAGAACTGATTGAAGAGATCGTACGGTTGAACGACATTGAAGTCGACGATGTGGCGAGCGTGTTGTTAACCCTGACGCCGGATTTATCCGCCGCGTTCCCCGCAAGGGCGGTTCGCAGCCTCGCTGGGTGGCAGTGGGTGCCGCTGATGTGCGCACAGGAAATTGGCGTGCCTGGTGCGCTTCCGCGCAGCATCCGCGTGCTGTTGCACGTGAATACGGACAAAAAGCAAGAGGAACTGGTGCACGCCTATCTGGGTGAAGCCGTTCAGTTGCGTCCGGACTTGGCAAAGGACTAA
- the aroC gene encoding chorismate synthase, producing MRYLSAGESHGPGLTVVIDGFPSNLPVSKEYIDEQLRRRQMGYGRGFRQRIETDTVEVTSGIRFGHTLGTPITMNVANRDFKNWTDRMAVFGEKPEDLKEIYRPRPGHADLAGAIKYDHEDIRNVLERASARNTATIVAAGALAKQLLEQFDIQVTAHVVELCDVVATDLPASLEQLIERADASEVRCADQSAEAQMIARIDEAKENGDTVGGIFEVIVRGCPIGLGSYAMPDRKLDGRLAGALMSIQAIKGVEIGLGFEAARRFGSKVHDPIAYKEGSYLRASNGAGGLEGGVTNGEDVVVRVAMKPISTLYKPLPSVNMKTKETELAAIERSDYCALPAASVVGENVVAWVIADALIEKFGGDSLEQMKDNFEQYRERVAKR from the coding sequence ATTCGTTATCTCTCAGCAGGTGAGTCCCATGGACCGGGATTGACCGTTGTCATCGATGGATTTCCAAGTAATCTCCCCGTCTCCAAGGAGTATATCGACGAGCAGTTGCGTCGTCGTCAGATGGGGTATGGCCGCGGGTTTCGGCAGCGGATCGAAACCGACACGGTGGAAGTCACCAGTGGCATTCGCTTCGGCCACACGCTCGGCACGCCGATCACGATGAACGTGGCCAATCGCGATTTTAAGAACTGGACGGACCGGATGGCGGTGTTTGGCGAGAAACCAGAGGACCTCAAGGAAATTTATCGCCCTCGCCCAGGTCACGCAGATCTTGCGGGCGCCATCAAATACGACCACGAGGATATCCGTAACGTCTTGGAGCGCGCGAGCGCCCGGAACACGGCCACCATCGTCGCGGCGGGCGCATTGGCGAAACAGTTGCTCGAGCAGTTTGACATCCAGGTGACCGCGCACGTCGTCGAACTTTGCGACGTGGTGGCAACGGACCTGCCGGCGAGCCTGGAGCAGCTGATCGAACGCGCAGACGCGTCTGAAGTTCGCTGCGCGGACCAAAGCGCAGAGGCACAGATGATCGCGCGCATCGATGAAGCCAAGGAGAACGGCGATACCGTCGGCGGCATCTTCGAGGTCATCGTGCGAGGTTGTCCGATTGGCCTTGGCAGTTACGCGATGCCTGACAGAAAGCTGGACGGGCGGCTCGCAGGCGCCTTGATGAGCATTCAGGCGATCAAGGGCGTTGAGATCGGGCTTGGCTTTGAGGCGGCTCGCCGCTTTGGTTCAAAGGTACACGATCCGATTGCGTACAAGGAAGGCTCTTACTTGCGCGCCTCGAACGGGGCTGGCGGATTGGAAGGCGGCGTGACGAATGGGGAGGACGTGGTCGTTCGCGTGGCCATGAAGCCCATTTCGACGCTGTACAAACCGCTTCCGAGCGTCAACATGAAGACGAAGGAAACCGAGCTCGCAGCGATCGAGCGCTCGGATTATTGCGCCTTGCCGGCAGCGTCGGTCGTCGGGGAGAACGTGGTCGCCTGGGTGATCGCCGACGCTCTGATCGAAAAGTTCGGCGGTGACTCGCTGGAGCAGATGAAGGACAACTTCGAACAATACCGCGAGCGAGTGGCAAAGCGATGA
- a CDS encoding M42 family metallopeptidase — MLLKQLSEAMGPSGFEDEIRNVIRDEVTPLVADIRTDVLGNLIVSNGSEHRGPRVMLDAHMDEVGLMIVQVCEGGRESGLLKFRALGGIDPRVLVSKPVFVGNNRIPGVIGAKPIHLQERSERRKPLAMDQLYIDIGAKDAKDAKAVVKPGDVAIFATQFGTLGERAVKGKSFDDRIGCALLIEALRESYDLPVVGAFTVQEEIGLRGAQAAAYAIEPDIAIALEGTVCFDVVGAKSHGQGTIMGAGPALTVQDAQTVADRRFLDFMVSVAEKHGIPYQLRRVKGGSNDYGAIHKVRSGIIGGAISVPVRYIHAPTQVASLDDFDNSLSLLKAVLRELEQGGYTA; from the coding sequence ATGTTATTAAAACAGTTGTCGGAGGCGATGGGGCCGTCTGGCTTTGAAGACGAGATCCGCAATGTGATCCGGGATGAGGTCACGCCGCTCGTGGCGGATATTCGCACGGACGTCCTCGGGAACTTAATTGTCAGTAACGGTTCGGAACACCGTGGGCCGCGCGTGATGCTCGACGCGCATATGGATGAGGTCGGGCTCATGATCGTCCAGGTCTGCGAAGGTGGGCGCGAGAGCGGCCTGTTGAAGTTTCGGGCGCTTGGCGGCATCGATCCGCGCGTACTCGTGAGTAAACCCGTCTTCGTCGGCAACAACCGGATTCCTGGCGTCATCGGCGCCAAGCCGATTCACTTGCAAGAGCGCAGTGAACGGCGCAAACCGCTTGCCATGGATCAGTTGTACATCGATATCGGCGCAAAGGACGCAAAGGACGCTAAAGCTGTCGTGAAACCGGGGGACGTGGCCATCTTTGCCACGCAGTTCGGGACGCTTGGCGAACGCGCCGTCAAAGGCAAGTCGTTTGACGACCGCATTGGCTGTGCGTTGCTCATTGAAGCCTTGCGCGAATCGTACGACCTCCCTGTCGTCGGTGCGTTTACGGTTCAGGAGGAGATCGGGTTGCGCGGCGCGCAAGCTGCAGCGTACGCCATCGAACCCGACATCGCCATCGCGCTTGAAGGCACGGTTTGCTTTGATGTGGTGGGCGCCAAGTCGCACGGGCAAGGAACCATCATGGGCGCAGGACCGGCCCTGACTGTGCAGGATGCCCAGACCGTCGCCGATCGGCGCTTTCTCGATTTCATGGTGAGCGTGGCAGAGAAACACGGCATTCCATACCAGCTTCGCCGGGTCAAGGGCGGCAGCAACGACTACGGCGCGATTCACAAAGTTCGTTCCGGCATCATCGGCGGTGCGATTTCGGTCCCGGTTCGCTACATCCACGCGCCGACGCAGGTTGCTTCACTCGACGACTTCGACAACTCCCTGTCGCTTTTAAAGGCAGTGCTTCGGGAGCTAGAACAAGGAGGGTATACGGCATGA
- a CDS encoding M42 family peptidase, whose amino-acid sequence MARYKHLDTLRELVTLHGGPGFEQQVRDRIHTAFSEYTTDLRVDTLGNLIGVIPGEGPGPRPRILLSAHMDEIALVVSRIEAGGFLRVAQAGGFDPRTLVGQEVYVHTRTGKHLGVVGSKPPHLTAPAERGKAASLEDLFIDLAYPETSVRDLVNIGDRVTLAREVYSLRNDRLAGKSLDNRTSVAIILETLEVLQKLHHTADVYAVASVQEEVGVRGAATVGYGVNPDIAIAIDVTFGDFPGQAFDEGFELDGGPAISYGPNLHMKVFRHLTEVADREGIPYQVELSQGPVGADARAFQIARAGIASALIGIPLRYMHTSVETGAYRDIALCGRLLAQYIADVDAARVEDLSCY is encoded by the coding sequence ATGGCGAGATATAAGCATCTCGATACGCTCCGCGAACTTGTCACGCTCCATGGTGGACCTGGGTTTGAACAACAGGTTCGCGACCGAATTCACACTGCGTTCTCCGAGTACACGACCGATTTGCGCGTCGACACGCTTGGAAACCTCATCGGCGTCATTCCTGGCGAGGGACCCGGTCCCCGGCCACGGATCCTATTGTCCGCGCACATGGATGAAATTGCGCTGGTGGTCTCCCGCATCGAGGCGGGCGGATTTCTTCGCGTGGCGCAGGCGGGCGGATTTGATCCGCGTACGCTGGTCGGGCAAGAAGTGTATGTACATACCCGCACTGGGAAGCACCTTGGCGTGGTCGGATCGAAGCCACCTCACTTGACCGCCCCAGCGGAGCGGGGGAAGGCTGCTTCCCTCGAAGATCTGTTTATCGATCTCGCCTACCCAGAAACGTCGGTGCGCGACTTGGTCAACATTGGGGACCGCGTGACGCTCGCGAGAGAAGTCTACTCGCTGCGAAATGATCGACTGGCGGGTAAATCACTCGATAATCGCACGAGTGTCGCCATCATATTGGAGACGTTAGAGGTTCTGCAAAAACTTCACCACACCGCCGACGTCTATGCTGTGGCCAGCGTTCAGGAAGAGGTAGGAGTCCGCGGTGCAGCTACCGTCGGTTACGGCGTCAATCCGGATATCGCGATCGCCATCGATGTGACATTTGGCGACTTTCCTGGGCAGGCCTTCGACGAAGGCTTTGAACTTGACGGGGGGCCGGCGATTTCATACGGGCCGAATCTACATATGAAAGTCTTTCGACACTTGACCGAAGTGGCGGATCGCGAAGGCATTCCCTATCAAGTCGAGTTGTCGCAAGGACCCGTAGGCGCTGATGCGCGGGCATTTCAAATCGCTCGCGCGGGTATCGCCAGCGCACTCATCGGGATTCCGCTGCGCTACATGCACACGTCGGTCGAAACTGGTGCGTACCGCGATATTGCGTTGTGCGGGCGCCTCTTGGCACAGTACATCGCGGACGTGGACGCAGCCCGAGTGGAGGACTTGTCATGTTATTAA